The following are from one region of the Abiotrophia defectiva ATCC 49176 genome:
- a CDS encoding DUF1129 domain-containing protein, protein MTEEIKQTEQVETEAEVAVEEASASLTESEIFGRLTKRNQQYMLTLDRNLAAANLTESIRQQIYQEMCETLEEGQQTGQTARQLYGTPTECTAVILEQRFPSDEEGERSADWKIALDGGLLLGSVFTLITGFSLMRQGQNSEATINNMGLITLIVNYLVAGIAMLIVSKVLPDMDAPKGKRGYFKYFSVSSLAMLGWIVAVSISSVIFPTAINPVFPYDIYFIIGGLTFLLRFYLKKRWNIKGGLF, encoded by the coding sequence ATGACTGAAGAAATTAAACAAACAGAGCAAGTAGAGACGGAAGCAGAGGTTGCAGTTGAGGAGGCTTCTGCCAGCTTAACAGAGTCAGAAATTTTTGGCCGTTTAACCAAACGCAACCAACAATATATGTTGACCCTGGATAGAAACTTAGCAGCTGCTAATCTAACCGAGTCTATTCGACAACAAATCTACCAAGAAATGTGCGAAACCTTGGAAGAGGGTCAACAGACCGGGCAGACTGCCCGTCAATTATATGGCACGCCGACTGAATGTACGGCTGTTATCTTAGAACAGCGGTTTCCTAGCGATGAAGAAGGCGAGCGCTCAGCCGATTGGAAGATTGCCCTCGATGGTGGCTTACTATTAGGATCTGTCTTTACTTTGATTACGGGCTTCTCACTTATGCGACAAGGGCAAAATAGTGAAGCAACCATTAACAATATGGGCTTAATCACCTTAATCGTTAACTACTTAGTGGCAGGGATTGCCATGCTGATTGTGTCCAAGGTGCTACCAGACATGGATGCGCCTAAAGGCAAGCGCGGCTACTTTAAATACTTCTCTGTGTCTTCTCTGGCTATGCTAGGGTGGATTGTTGCTGTCAGCATCTCGAGCGTCATCTTCCCAACGGCTATCAATCCAGTCTTTCCATATGATATCTACTTCATTATAGGGGGCTTGACCTTCCTCTTGCGCTTCTATCTCAAAAAGCGGTGGAATATCAAGGGTGGCCTTTTCTAA
- the guaB gene encoding IMP dehydrogenase, with protein MSGWETKFVREGYTFDDVLLVPARSEVLPNDVDLRVELAPNLKLNIPIISASMDTVTDSTMAIAMARQGGLGVIHKNMSIQEQAEEVRKVKRSENGVIIDPFYLTPDNTIEDAEELMSRYRISGVPIVESLESRKLVGIITNRDLRFIPDYSHKIVEYMTHEKLVTAPVGTTLEEAEKILHQHRIEKLPIVDESGRLSGLITIKDIEKVIQFPNSAKDQHGRLLVAAAVGITSDTFDRASALIAEQVDALVIDTAHGHSAGVIRKIKEIRETFPDVTIIAGNVATAQATRDLFEVGVDVVKVGIGPGSICTTRVVAGVGVPQLTAIYDCATAAKEYGKAIIADGGIKYSGDIVKALAAGGHAVMLGSMLAGTDESPGEFEIYQGRRFKVYRGMGSLASMEKGSSDRYFQATNEANKRVPEGIEGRVAYKGSVADIVFQMIGGLRSGMGYCGTPNLQSLREDAQFIRMSGAGLIESHPHDVQITKESPNYSRS; from the coding sequence ATGTCAGGTTGGGAAACAAAATTTGTACGTGAAGGATACACATTTGACGATGTCTTGCTGGTGCCAGCGCGCAGCGAGGTATTGCCAAATGATGTGGATTTAAGAGTTGAGTTAGCGCCTAATCTAAAATTGAATATTCCAATTATTAGTGCCAGCATGGATACTGTGACGGATTCGACCATGGCAATCGCTATGGCCCGTCAAGGTGGACTGGGTGTCATCCATAAAAACATGTCCATTCAAGAACAGGCTGAAGAAGTTCGTAAGGTAAAACGTTCAGAAAATGGCGTCATCATCGATCCTTTCTATTTAACACCTGACAATACGATTGAGGATGCGGAAGAATTAATGAGCCGTTATCGGATTAGTGGGGTACCGATTGTAGAGAGCCTTGAAAGCCGTAAGTTAGTCGGGATTATTACCAACCGTGACCTCCGTTTCATTCCAGATTATAGCCATAAGATTGTGGAATACATGACGCATGAAAAATTGGTAACTGCTCCGGTTGGGACGACCCTAGAAGAGGCAGAAAAGATTCTTCATCAACACCGGATTGAAAAATTACCAATTGTCGACGAATCAGGTCGACTATCCGGCTTAATCACCATTAAAGATATTGAGAAAGTCATTCAATTCCCTAACTCTGCCAAGGATCAACACGGTCGCCTTTTAGTTGCGGCGGCTGTAGGGATTACCAGTGATACTTTCGATCGCGCAAGTGCCCTCATTGCTGAGCAAGTAGATGCTTTGGTCATTGATACTGCCCATGGCCACAGTGCTGGGGTTATCCGTAAGATTAAGGAAATTCGTGAGACCTTCCCAGATGTCACCATAATCGCTGGTAACGTGGCAACTGCTCAAGCCACTCGGGACCTCTTTGAAGTAGGGGTAGATGTCGTTAAAGTCGGGATTGGACCAGGTTCTATCTGTACTACCCGGGTTGTAGCCGGTGTCGGTGTGCCTCAATTAACTGCTATTTATGACTGTGCGACAGCTGCCAAAGAATACGGCAAGGCTATTATTGCAGATGGTGGGATTAAATATTCAGGGGATATCGTTAAAGCCCTTGCCGCTGGCGGCCATGCGGTCATGCTAGGGAGCATGTTGGCTGGTACGGACGAGTCACCAGGTGAATTTGAAATCTACCAAGGCCGTCGTTTCAAGGTTTATCGTGGTATGGGTAGCTTAGCTTCAATGGAAAAAGGTTCAAGCGACCGTTACTTCCAAGCCACCAACGAAGCCAACAAACGTGTACCTGAAGGGATTGAAGGTCGCGTTGCCTACAAGGGAAGCGTGGCGGATATTGTCTTCCAAATGATTGGGGGCCTTCGCTCAGGGATGGGATACTGTGGAACACCAAATCTCCAATCCCTACGTGAAGATGCGCAATTTATCCGCATGAGTGGTGCAGGCTTGATTGAGTCTCACCCACACGACGTTCAAATCACCAAGGAATCACCTAACTACTCTCGTAGCTAA
- a CDS encoding response regulator transcription factor has product MRILVADDDREIVELLNIYLHNEGYDVIKAYNGHQALSYIKNDVDHEIGLIILDIMMPKVDGMQVLDKLRAANYETPVLMLSAKSSDQDKIQGLTSGADDYVTKPFNPLEIIARVKSILRRQSTYQKEVAEPDVIEIGPLIIRRASHEVKTLTDKDIQLTALEFGILYLLASHPNQVFSAEEIFEAVWNQESIVSAKTVMVHVSHLRDKIEVATEGERVIQTVWGVGYKIEG; this is encoded by the coding sequence ATGCGAATTTTGGTAGCAGATGACGATCGCGAAATTGTTGAATTACTCAATATTTATCTTCATAATGAAGGTTACGACGTAATTAAGGCCTATAACGGCCATCAAGCCTTAAGTTACATTAAAAACGATGTGGACCATGAAATTGGCCTAATCATTTTGGATATTATGATGCCAAAAGTTGATGGAATGCAGGTCCTAGATAAGTTGCGCGCTGCAAACTATGAGACGCCCGTCTTAATGTTGAGCGCCAAAAGTTCAGATCAAGACAAAATTCAAGGACTGACCAGTGGGGCTGATGATTATGTTACTAAGCCATTCAACCCATTAGAAATTATTGCGCGGGTCAAATCCATCTTGCGTCGCCAGTCCACCTACCAGAAGGAAGTGGCAGAGCCGGATGTAATCGAGATTGGCCCTTTAATTATTCGACGCGCTTCCCACGAAGTAAAGACCTTAACGGATAAGGACATTCAGTTGACGGCTTTAGAATTTGGTATTCTATATCTTTTGGCTAGCCATCCCAACCAAGTCTTTAGTGCCGAAGAAATATTTGAAGCCGTTTGGAACCAAGAAAGTATTGTGTCAGCCAAGACGGTTATGGTCCATGTCAGCCATTTGCGGGATAAGATTGAAGTGGCCACAGAAGGTGAACGTGTCATTCAGACCGTATGGGGAGTAGGTTATAAGATTGAAGGATAA
- a CDS encoding HAMP domain-containing sensor histidine kinase codes for MKDKDKKSPQPLSMSLTRSERSELIVEAIITMSLIFLLYLSALLIYRQAIDYKLNFFGLDTTLRHMLGLTRQQIIVSVYIFSLASCVVAILVTNWRVKRRINQMKLAHILDYLKYIAQGHYEIRIPQTDLGEMDEVVSSINHLVDSTVKAIEEERKIEKSKDELITNIGHDIRTPLTSVIGYLGLIENQQYHSQEELARYAHVAYRKAQQMQSLVQDLFTYTATRQTTTEIRPVQVQVLRFMEQLVADFELNAREKAIELRLDIRPQNLLASFDVDKMARVFHNLLSNALKYGAGAHYIELLAYQEEDYIYFKVKNDGQPLDKSELEDIFQRSYRADQSRSANQPGTGLGLAIVRNIVELHHGRVYATVEGKETIFTIEIPQKSPQ; via the coding sequence TTGAAGGATAAGGATAAAAAATCGCCTCAACCACTCAGCATGAGCTTGACGCGAAGCGAGCGGAGCGAACTCATCGTAGAAGCCATTATTACCATGAGTTTAATCTTCTTACTCTATCTCAGCGCTCTCTTGATCTATCGCCAAGCCATTGATTATAAATTAAACTTCTTTGGCCTAGATACTACGCTACGCCATATGCTAGGCTTAACACGCCAACAAATTATTGTCTCCGTCTATATTTTTTCTCTTGCCTCCTGTGTGGTTGCTATCCTTGTCACCAATTGGCGGGTCAAGCGACGCATTAATCAAATGAAGTTAGCCCACATTCTGGACTATCTTAAATATATTGCGCAAGGCCACTATGAGATTCGTATTCCTCAGACAGACTTAGGTGAGATGGATGAAGTTGTCAGCTCAATCAATCATTTGGTAGATAGCACGGTCAAGGCCATTGAAGAAGAACGGAAGATTGAAAAGTCGAAGGATGAGCTTATTACTAATATCGGACATGATATCCGTACGCCTTTGACTTCTGTCATAGGTTACCTAGGTTTGATTGAGAACCAACAATATCATAGTCAGGAAGAACTAGCCCGTTATGCCCACGTTGCCTATCGGAAGGCCCAGCAGATGCAGAGCTTGGTTCAGGACCTCTTTACTTATACAGCTACTCGTCAGACGACGACGGAAATCAGACCAGTTCAGGTTCAGGTACTACGTTTCATGGAACAGTTAGTGGCTGACTTCGAACTTAACGCCAGAGAAAAAGCCATTGAGCTACGCTTGGATATCCGGCCGCAGAACTTGCTTGCTAGCTTTGATGTCGATAAGATGGCGCGAGTTTTCCATAACCTTTTATCCAATGCACTTAAATATGGTGCTGGCGCACATTATATTGAGTTATTAGCCTATCAAGAAGAAGACTATATCTACTTTAAAGTTAAGAATGATGGTCAACCGCTTGATAAGAGCGAGTTAGAAGATATTTTCCAAAGAAGCTATCGGGCTGATCAGTCACGTAGCGCTAACCAACCTGGAACAGGCTTAGGATTAGCAATCGTCCGTAATATCGTCGAACTTCATCATGGCCGTGTTTATGCCACGGTAGAAGGAAAAGAAACAATTTTTACTATTGAAATCCCCCAAAAATCCCCCCAATAA